A single genomic interval of Gossypium raimondii isolate GPD5lz chromosome 11, ASM2569854v1, whole genome shotgun sequence harbors:
- the LOC105802266 gene encoding uncharacterized protein LOC105802266 has protein sequence MSFSETNQEMGQHEDSNKRSNAMVLGKVTDIHTEVAAVKDSLTDAIEELKNKERSIESLKKEVAKTKELEDKLAEKEASFCKLKEELNKVKSFESEAMQLLSEGKKRIQELEEEVERRKGSEKKLHDSLLAQTKELEKTKVSLDECKQEIKSLIQNIEKLESSSDVASQCSTGDEEQNSLVEALESELQSTREKLGRAQDNERFALLKAKNLAEEVKKLQSELKTTIEAEENNKKAMDDFAVALKEVITEANQAKEKLMSTTSELETTKGQVEELKVKLKKVEEQYNEAKKETDRCKIVSERLRLEAEETLIAWNEKEMGFIECIKKQMQLNKKFPNSKTPLPKKKQL, from the exons ATGAGTTTTTCAGAGACAAACCAAGAAATGGGGCAACATGAAGACTCCAACAAGAGATCGAACGCAATGGTATTAGGGAAAGTTACAGACATTCATACAGAAGTTGCAGCAGTAAAAGACTCGTTAACGGATGCcattgaagagttgaagaacaaGGAAAGGTCCATTGAATCCTTGAAAAAGGAGGTTGCAAAGACTAAAGAGTTAGAGGATAAATTGGCGGAGAAAGAAGCATCATTTTGCAAGTTGAAAGAAGAGTTGAATAAGGTGAAATCGTTCGAGTCGGAAGCGATGCAATTGTTGTcggaagggaaaaaaagaatcCAAGAACTGGAAGAAGAAGTTGAGAGAAGGAAAGGGTCGGAAAAGAAGTTGCATGATTCGCTGTTAGCTCAGACCAAAGAGTTGGAAAAAACCAAGGTTTCATTGGATGAATGTAAGCAAGAAATCAAGTCATTGATCCAAAATATAGAGAAATTAGAGAGTTCGTCCGATGTTGCCTCGCAGTGTTCAACAGGTGATGAAGAACAAAATTCATTGGTGGAAGCCCTTGAATCTGAGCTGCAATCGACTAGAGAAAAGTTGGGGCGAGCCCAAGATAACGAAAGGTTTGCTTTGTTGAAAGCAAAGAATCTAGCTGAGGAAGTGAAGAAGTTGCAAAGTGAATTGAAAACCACTATTGAAGCAGAGGAAAACAACAAGAAAGCCATGGATGATTTCGCTGTGGCGTTGAAAGAAGTTATAACCGAGGCTAACCAAGCTAAAGAAAAGCTCATGTCAACGACGAGTGAACTTGAGACAACGAAAGGGCAAGTTGAAGAACTGAAGGTGAAGTTGAAGAAGGTTGAGGAACAATATAATGAAGCCAAGAAAGAAACGGATCGGTGTAAGATTGTTTCGGAGAGATTAAGATTAGAAGCTGAAGAAACCTTGATTGCATGGAATGAAAAAGAGATGGGGTTCATTGAGTGTATTAAGAAG CAAATGCAACTAAACAAGAAATTTCCCAACTCAAAGACACCATTGCCCAAAAAGAAGCAGCTTTGA
- the LOC105802265 gene encoding uncharacterized protein LOC105802265, whose amino-acid sequence MGFSEMGNGCKDHPNHQQKQGVCASCLRERLSRLCSASYTETNSTLFLSCSSSLSFSPAPDYSSPSSSTSASPDARHRKRNGSGVTSIMKPVSSSSSFMLKFGSTKGLKKSRSIACVARNLDDEEVKNGKNKKKGFWSRLLSFKGKKNVLSHSMSMRLMIGRVN is encoded by the coding sequence aTGGGTTTCTCTGAAATGGGCAATGGATGCAAGGATCACccaaatcatcaacaaaagcAAGGGGTTTGCGCTTCATGTTTAAGAGAAAGGTTATCTCGTCTTTGTTCAGCTTCATACACAGAAACTAATTCAACGCTTTTCCTTTCTTGCTCTTCTTCACTCTCCTTTTCTCCTGCGCCTGACTACTCTTCGCCTTCATCTTCGACCTCGGCCTCCCCTGACGCTCGACATCGTAAGCGGAACGGTTCTGGCGTGACGTCAATCATGAAGCCGGTGTCGTCGTCTTCGTCTTTTATGTTAAAGTTTGGTAGTACCAAAGGTTTGAAGAAGAGTAGATCGATTGCTTGTGTAGCAAGGAACTTGGATGATGAAGAAGTCAAGAATGGGAAGAATAAGAAGAAAGGGTTTTGGTCTAGGTTGCTGAGTTTCAAAGGGAAGAAGAATGTTCTCTCGCATTCAATGAGTATGAGATTAATGATTGGAAGAGTGAATTGA
- the LOC105802264 gene encoding kinesin-like protein KIN-12E isoform X1, with translation MEKGNRQVVVSTLQFACTDDVPTNLATAESCSLETLSTLKFAQRAKFIKNNAVVNEDASGDVVAMRLQIQQLKHELQILHAQIGAVTSEREQQMRSLTDKIAKMEAEL, from the exons atggagaagggaaaCAGGCAAGTAGTTGTTTCGACATTGCAATTCGCTTGCACCGACGATGTGCCCACCAATCTTGCCACTGCCgaaag TTGTTCATTGGAAACACTAAGTACATTGAAGTTTGCACAGcgggctaaatttattaagaaCAAT GCAGTGGTAAATGAAGATGCATCTGGAGATGTTGTTGCTATGAGACTGCAAATTCAACAGCTGAAG CATGAATTGCAGATCTTGCACGCTCAGATAGGAGCTGTAACATCTGAAAGAGAACAACAAATGAGGAGCCTTACGGATAAAATAGCTAAGATGGAAGCAGAACTGTAA
- the LOC105802264 gene encoding kinesin-like protein KIN-12E isoform X2 — MEKGNRQVVVSTLQFACTDDVPTNLATAESCSLETLSTLKFAQRAKFIKNNAVVNEDASGDVVAMRLQIQQLKKEVSRLRAFVNGKSENLDNEIGTCYCTA; from the exons atggagaagggaaaCAGGCAAGTAGTTGTTTCGACATTGCAATTCGCTTGCACCGACGATGTGCCCACCAATCTTGCCACTGCCgaaag TTGTTCATTGGAAACACTAAGTACATTGAAGTTTGCACAGcgggctaaatttattaagaaCAAT GCAGTGGTAAATGAAGATGCATCTGGAGATGTTGTTGCTATGAGACTGCAAATTCAACAGCTGAAG aaAGAAGTATCTCGTCTACGAGCTTTTGTTAATGGCAAAAGTGAAAATCTGGATAATGAGATAGGAACTTGCTACTGCACAGCATGA
- the LOC105802264 gene encoding kinesin-like protein KIN-12E isoform X3, with amino-acid sequence MEKGNRQVVVSTLQFACTDDVPTNLATAESCSLETLSTLKFAQRAKFIKNNAVVNEDASGDVVAMRLQIQQLKVFSYPYYPKFCFSERSISSTSFC; translated from the exons atggagaagggaaaCAGGCAAGTAGTTGTTTCGACATTGCAATTCGCTTGCACCGACGATGTGCCCACCAATCTTGCCACTGCCgaaag TTGTTCATTGGAAACACTAAGTACATTGAAGTTTGCACAGcgggctaaatttattaagaaCAAT GCAGTGGTAAATGAAGATGCATCTGGAGATGTTGTTGCTATGAGACTGCAAATTCAACAGCTGAAG GTTTTTAGTTATCCTTATTatccaaaattttgtttttcagaaAGAAGTATCTCGTCTACGAGCTTTTGTTAA
- the LOC105800902 gene encoding putative clathrin assembly protein At4g40080, which produces MGRIPILRDFIGIIKDKASQSKAALLSDPKTLSLHLALLRATTHDPFTPPDPRHLATLLASGHTSRATVSTAIEVLMDRLQTTRDASVAIKCLITVHHIIKRGSFILQDRLSVYPSNGGRNYLKLSNFRDKTTLLTWELSYWVRWYALYLENLLQTSRVLGFFLSSASSSVDNNEEEEEKVSSLTNSQLLKEINSLGNLIEQISRMPNSLHTNGNILVDEVLGMVGEDYLASTNEVSIRVSEFKERLSCLSVFESVELGFALKRLEDCKERLSALGQMRNVLVETVWGSISEMKDQVGNDELYGEEGRLMTMESSKNKVSESSRYGERVLKLGDSVDFFSGRFSKLQY; this is translated from the exons ATGGGGCGGATACCGATTCTTAGGGACTTCATTGGGATCATCAAAGACAAAGCTTCTCAAAGCAAAGCAGCTTTGCTTTCCGATCCCAAAACCCTATCCCTCCACTTAGCCTTACTAAGAGCCACCACCCATGACCCCTTCACTCCACCTGACCCAAGGCACTTGGCCACTTTACTTGCCTCCGGCCATACCTCACGTGCCACCGTTTCCACCGCCATCGAGGTCCTCATGGACCGTCTTCAGACCACCCGTGATGCCTCCGTTGCCATCAAGTGTCTCATCACTGTTCATCACATCATTAAGCGTGGCAGCTTTATTCTTCAAGATCGGCTCTCTGTTTACCCTTCCAATGGCGGCCGAAACTACCTTAAACTATCCAATTTCAGAGATAAAACGACGTTGTTAACTTGGGAACTTTCCTATTGGGTTAGAtg GTATGCTTTATACCTTGAGAATCTGTTGCAAACGTCAAGGGTTTTGGGATTCTTTCTAAGTTCAGCTTCAAGCAGTGTAGATaacaatgaagaagaagaggagaaaGTATCATCTCTTACAAATAGCCAATTGCTTAAAGAGATAAACTCTTTGGGGAATTTGATCGAACAGATTTCGAGAATGCCCAATTCTTTGCATACCAATGGCAACATATTGGTGGACGAGGTTCTAGGAATGGTGGGTGAGGATTATTTGGCATCAACCAACGAGGTTTCCATTCGAGTCAGTGAGTTTAAAGAGAGACTGAGTTGTTTGAGTGTTTTTGAGTCAGTTGAGTTGGGGTTTGCTTTGAAGAGACTAGAAGATTGTAAAGAGAGATTATCAGCACTTGGACAGATGAGGAATGTGTTGGTTGAGACTGTTTGGGGTTCAATAAGTGAAATGAAGGATCAAGTCGGGAACGATGAATTGTACGGAGAAGAAGGAAGGTTAATGACTATGGAGAGCAGCAAGAACAAGGTTAGCGAGTCATCTCGGTACGGAGAGCGAGTTCTGAAGCTTGGTGACTCAGTTGACTTCTTTTCAGGGAGGTTTTCTAAgcttcaatattaa
- the LOC105802263 gene encoding GLABRA2 expression modulator: MEQWTTVAESKSSSPAEEPNRKESDPEMDADEFVIVPTTEPEKEEEKEAQNPKENEVQSERSPNQTSTGSRKSVRWSAELVSESPAADHSVTMSAVNGSNPYIAQSPAPESFSTSFKEKMDTVKDVLGRWGRKVGEATRKAEDLAGNTWQHLKTSPSLAEAAMGRIAQGTKVLAEGGYEKIFRHTFVTDPEEQLGNSFVCYLSTSAGPVMGILYVSTAKLAYCSDTPLPYKNGTQTEWSYYKVVITLHQLKAVNPSTSRLNCAEKYIQVITVDSHEFWFMGFLNYDGAVTCLKEALQLHS, from the exons ATGGAACAATGGACGACGGTAGCCGAGTCAAAGTCCAGCTCACCGGCCGAAGAACCGAACCGGAAAGAGTCGGATCCCGAAATGGACGCGGATGAATTTGTTATTGTGCCAACAACAGAACcggagaaagaagaagagaaagaggcTCAGAATCCGAAAGAGAATGAGGTTCAAAGCGAGCGGTCACCGAATCAAACATCAACCGGGTCCAGGAAATCTGTTCGTTGGAGCGCCGAGTTAGTTAGTGAATCGCCTGCTGCGGATCACAGCGTCACCATGTCCGCTGTTAACGGATCCAATCCTTACATTGCTCAGTCTCCTGCTCCGGAATCATTTTCGACTTCCTTCAAAG AGAAAATGGACACTGTGAAGGATGTCTTGGGGAGATGGGGGAGAAAAGTGGGAGAAGCCACGAGAAAAGCCGAGGATCTTGCAGGGAACACGTGGCAGCATT TAAAAACAAGCCCGAGTTTGGCAGAGGCAGCCATGGGAAGAATCGCACAAGGAACAAAGGTTTTAGCAGAAGGTGGGTATGAGAAGATATTCAGACACACTTTTGTAACGGATCCGGAAGAGCAACTTGGGAATTCATTTGTATGTTATTTGTCCACGTCAGCTGGACCTGTCATGGGAATTTTATATGTATCTACAGCAAAGCTTGCATATTGCAGTGACACTCCCCTTCCCTATAAAAATGGTACCCAAACTGAATGGAGCTACTATAAG GTAGTTATCACATTACATCAACTTAAAGCGGTTAATCCTTCGACGAGCCGACTCAATTGTGCTGAAAAGTACATCCAAGTTATCACCGTTGATAGTCATGAATTTTGGTTCATGGGCTTCTTAAACTATGACGGTGCTGTTACATGCCTAAAGGAAGCTTTGCAACTCCATAGCTGA
- the LOC105802262 gene encoding cyclin-D4-2: MTENLDCSTSNLLCSENTSSCFDGDLDFNAMNEFGASPACHQLFKNQIFNQNDPFLMNNRSTSLLGCPGFALQSDDVIKEMVEKEMEHLPRDDYLKRLRSGDLELSARREAIEWIWKASAYFNFGPLSLCLSINYLDRFLSMYDLPRGKTWTVQLLAVACLSIAAKMEETKVPSSVNLQVGEPKFVFEAKTIQRMELLVLSTLKWRMQVLTPCSFIDHFLNKLSNDHQYPSSTSITRSLQIILNTTRGINLLEFRPSEIAAAVAISVSGQMQRCAIDKVISSFIFVQKERVLKCVEVMKDLTFINGSAATTSATSSVPQSPIGVLDGAACLSYKSDEIKHGLFANCSHPTPDLKRRKLDKSPQPDHI; this comes from the exons ATGACTGAAAATCTTGACTGTTCAACCTCAAATCTTCTCTGTTCTGAGAACACAAGCTCTTGCTTTGATGGTGATCTTGATTTTAATGCCATGAACGAGTTTGGGGCTTCCCCTGCTTGTCATCAACTCTTTAAAAACCAAATCTTTAATCAAAATGACCCTTTCCTTATGAACAACAGATCAACTTCTTTGCTGGGTTGTCCTGGTTTTGCATTACAAAGTGATGATGTAATTAAggaaatggttgaaaaagaGATGGAGCATTTGCCTAGAGATGATTATCTTAAGAGACTGAGAAGTGGGGATTTGGAGTTGAGTGCCAGGAGAGAGGCTATTGAATGGATTTGGAAG GCTTCAGCTTATTTCAATTTTGGACCTTTGAGTCTTTGCCTATCCATTAACTACTTGGATCGGTTCCTATCAATGTATGATTTACCT AGAGGTAAAACATGGACTGTCCAACTGTTGGCCGTCGCATGTTTATCTATTGCAGCTAAAATGGAGGAAACAAAGGTGCCTTCATCAGTAAACTTACAG GTGGGGGAACCAAAGTTTGTGTTTGAAGCTAAAACAATACAAAGAATGGAACTATTGGTTTTAAGTACATTGAAGTGGAGAATGCAAGTTTTAACACCTTGTTCCTTCATTGATCACTTCTTGAATAAACTTAGTAATGATCATCAATATCCATCATCAACTTCAATCACTAGATCATTGCAGATAATATTGAACACCACCAGAG GTATTAATTTGTTGGAGTTCAGACCTTCTGAAATAGCAGCAGCAGTGGCCATTTCTGTTTCAGGACAAATGCAAAGATGTGCCATTGATAAAGTTATTTCATCATTCATCTTTGTAcaaaag gAAAGAGTGTTGAAGTGTGTTGAAGTGATGAAAGATTTGACATTCATTAATGGCTCAGCTGCTACTACTTCAGCTACATCATCGGTGCCCCAAAGCCCCATTGGGGTATTAGATGGTGCAGCATGTTTGAGCTATAAAAGTGATGAAATAAAACATGGGCTATTTGCAAATTGTTCTCATCCTACACCAGATCTTAAAAGGAGGAAACTAGACAAATCACCTCAACCGGATCACATCTGA